Proteins from a single region of Lentimicrobium saccharophilum:
- a CDS encoding nucleoside deaminase, which yields MNDARKEFMAEALRLAEENISSGNGGPFGAVVVKDGKIIARGSNHVTSNNDPTAHAEVVAIREACTVLGDFQLKGCEIYCSCEPCPMCLGAIYWARPERIYFAASRQDAADAGFDDDFIYREISLNPGQRSIPAGQLLREEALHVFRQWKESDRKIPY from the coding sequence ATGAATGATGCAAGAAAAGAATTTATGGCTGAAGCCCTGCGCCTTGCAGAAGAAAATATTTCTTCGGGCAACGGAGGGCCTTTTGGCGCTGTTGTGGTAAAGGACGGAAAAATCATTGCCCGCGGAAGCAACCATGTTACTTCAAACAATGATCCGACAGCCCATGCCGAGGTGGTTGCAATCAGGGAAGCTTGTACTGTATTGGGCGATTTTCAGCTGAAAGGCTGCGAAATTTACTGTTCCTGCGAACCATGCCCGATGTGCCTCGGCGCCATTTATTGGGCACGCCCCGAAAGAATTTATTTCGCCGCTAGCCGGCAGGACGCCGCTGATGCAGGCTTTGACGATGACTTTATCTACAGGGAGATCAGCCTTAACCCCGGACAGCGCTCCATTCCTGCTGGACAATTATTGCGGGAAGAGGCTTTGCATGTGTTCAGACAATGGAAAGAATCCGACAGAAAAATTCCTTATTAA
- a CDS encoding radical SAM protein, producing the protein MKLTDAYFPYSFPAELADCVCCPRECHADRTAGPGGYCKSDAFPGVSSICLHRGEEPVIGGEQGICNVFFGRCNLQCIYCQNWQISSRNEAIQIEYQRIDSIVHAISKLLDEGCRAVGFVSPSHMVPQMLAIINALNDSGRKPVIVYNSNGYDRVETLKMLEGIVDVYLPDLKYMDSRLAHEYSDTGNYVSVARKALKEMFRQKGTALITDDAGQALSGLIIRHLVLPGNIENSMNVLRFIAEELSPGIHISLMSQYFPMPAVAGHPLLGRALTELEYKLVAEEMEALGLFKGWIQEAGSSGSYLPDFCFDHPFEKY; encoded by the coding sequence ATGAAACTAACTGACGCCTATTTTCCTTACAGCTTTCCTGCAGAATTGGCAGATTGTGTCTGTTGTCCCCGCGAATGTCATGCTGACCGAACGGCAGGGCCCGGCGGATACTGTAAATCGGATGCTTTTCCCGGAGTCAGTTCAATATGCCTTCACAGAGGTGAAGAGCCGGTGATCGGAGGCGAACAGGGTATTTGTAATGTTTTCTTTGGAAGATGCAACCTTCAGTGTATTTATTGCCAGAACTGGCAGATCAGTAGCCGTAATGAAGCGATACAGATTGAATATCAGCGTATTGACAGCATCGTTCATGCTATATCAAAGTTGCTGGATGAAGGTTGCAGAGCAGTAGGATTTGTTTCTCCTTCCCATATGGTTCCACAGATGCTTGCCATCATCAACGCATTGAATGATTCAGGCAGAAAACCGGTAATTGTATACAACAGCAATGGATATGACAGGGTTGAAACTCTCAAAATGCTTGAAGGAATTGTTGATGTGTATCTGCCTGATCTGAAATATATGGATTCACGCCTGGCACATGAATATTCAGATACCGGAAATTATGTTTCGGTTGCCCGGAAGGCGCTGAAGGAGATGTTCAGGCAAAAGGGAACAGCGCTGATTACCGATGATGCGGGTCAGGCTTTAAGCGGGTTGATTATCAGGCATCTGGTGCTTCCCGGTAATATTGAGAACAGCATGAATGTGCTCCGGTTTATCGCTGAAGAACTTTCTCCCGGAATTCATATATCATTAATGTCACAGTATTTTCCAATGCCTGCAGTTGCCGGCCATCCTTTACTTGGCAGAGCCCTTACCGAACTGGAATATAAGCTGGTTGCCGAAGAGATGGAAGCACTCGGGTTATTTAAGGGATGGATTCAGGAAGCAGGTAGTTCAGGTAGTTATCTCCCTGACTTTTGTTTTGATCATCCGTTTGAGAAATATTAA
- the aat gene encoding leucyl/phenylalanyl-tRNA--protein transferase, giving the protein MKTDHRIKYLRTSDDFPPLSDCRADGLLAAGGDLSPGRLVKAYSSGIFPWYDASTPILWYSPETRCLLKPGSFRTSSSLKQKLKNGHFTFSFDKDFTRVIQFCAEVRRKQESGTWITPAMIAAYTGLHTLGLAHSVEVWHENRLAGGLYGVSLGKAFFGESMFHLVNDASKAALYYLCTKLAEKGFLFIDAQLPTPHLLSLGAYTVSRNDYIRLLMIALEADTSRGSWNQF; this is encoded by the coding sequence ATGAAAACTGATCACAGGATAAAATATCTGCGCACATCCGACGACTTTCCACCCCTGAGTGATTGCAGGGCAGACGGCTTATTGGCCGCAGGGGGCGATCTGAGTCCCGGGAGGCTTGTAAAAGCATATAGCAGCGGTATTTTCCCGTGGTATGATGCTTCGACACCAATTCTGTGGTACTCCCCGGAGACCAGGTGCCTGCTTAAGCCCGGTTCGTTCAGAACCTCCTCAAGCCTGAAACAAAAACTAAAAAACGGACATTTCACCTTTTCATTTGATAAAGATTTCACCAGGGTGATTCAGTTTTGTGCTGAAGTAAGGAGAAAACAGGAGAGCGGAACATGGATTACGCCTGCAATGATTGCTGCATACACCGGACTGCATACGCTTGGGCTGGCCCATTCGGTTGAAGTTTGGCATGAAAACCGCCTTGCCGGCGGATTGTATGGGGTTTCGCTGGGCAAGGCATTTTTTGGTGAATCAATGTTTCACCTGGTGAATGATGCTTCCAAAGCTGCCCTTTATTATCTTTGCACAAAACTGGCGGAGAAAGGTTTTCTTTTTATTGATGCCCAGCTGCCGACTCCTCACCTGCTGAGTCTGGGGGCTTATACGGTTTCCCGCAATGATTACATCAGGTTGTTAATGATAGCGCTGGAGGCTGATACCAGCAGGGGATCGTGGAACCAATTCTGA
- a CDS encoding type B 50S ribosomal protein L31: MKKDIHPKDYRLVVFKDMSNDYTFVTKSTVATKDTIVWEDGKEYPLVKLEISNTSHPFYTGKIKLIDTAGRVDKFKTKYQKHFDNRNKA, encoded by the coding sequence ATGAAAAAAGACATTCATCCCAAGGATTACAGGTTGGTGGTTTTCAAAGATATGTCGAACGACTATACATTTGTCACTAAATCAACAGTAGCTACCAAAGATACCATTGTTTGGGAAGATGGTAAAGAGTACCCGCTGGTAAAGCTTGAGATTTCGAATACATCTCATCCTTTTTATACCGGTAAGATTAAGCTTATCGACACCGCCGGACGTGTTGACAAGTTCAAAACGAAATACCAGAAACATTTCGACAACAGGAACAAGGCCTGA
- a CDS encoding GlmU family protein, with protein sequence MNYVLFDESRRDNLLPLTFMRPVADIRFGILTIREKWEYFLKCKTSTLTENYLSAKFPLVKEKENIIINGAVCPNDMLVEEIGQLQAGQALVKGDTVIAMYLNESDFEKPSGAVEEIETEAEFLEINNTWDIFAKNGLALAFDFELITKGRKSQKIPAHCLAINPENIFIEPGAEILASTLNASAGPIYIGKDAIVMEGSNLRGPLALCEHAQVKMGAKIYGATTIGPWSKVGGEVNNSVIFGYSNKAHDGFLGHSVIAEWCNLGADTNTSNLKNTYDQVKLWNYPDESFIETGQQFCGLIMGDHSKCGINTMFNTGTVVGVSSNIFGSGFQRNFISSFKWGGVAGFSVFLPKKAIEVAKGMYGRRELEFTDIDAKLIEDVYNLTHNYRRM encoded by the coding sequence ATGAACTATGTCCTTTTTGACGAGTCGAGGCGCGACAACCTGCTCCCGCTGACCTTTATGAGGCCTGTTGCCGATATCAGGTTTGGTATACTTACAATACGTGAAAAGTGGGAATACTTTTTGAAATGTAAGACTTCGACCCTTACCGAAAACTATCTCTCTGCCAAGTTTCCTCTCGTGAAGGAGAAAGAAAATATCATCATCAATGGTGCTGTTTGTCCGAATGATATGCTTGTTGAAGAAATTGGTCAGTTGCAGGCCGGACAGGCGCTGGTGAAGGGGGATACTGTTATTGCCATGTACCTGAATGAGTCGGATTTTGAAAAACCAAGCGGTGCTGTCGAAGAGATTGAAACAGAAGCTGAATTTCTGGAAATCAACAATACCTGGGATATATTTGCGAAAAATGGATTGGCATTGGCTTTTGATTTTGAGTTGATTACCAAAGGCAGAAAATCACAGAAAATTCCTGCCCACTGTCTGGCTATAAATCCTGAAAATATTTTCATTGAGCCGGGGGCTGAAATACTTGCTTCCACCCTAAATGCTTCTGCGGGCCCTATTTATATAGGTAAAGATGCCATTGTCATGGAAGGGTCCAACCTGCGCGGCCCGCTGGCATTGTGCGAACATGCCCAGGTTAAAATGGGTGCCAAGATATACGGGGCAACAACCATAGGCCCCTGGTCGAAAGTGGGTGGTGAAGTCAATAACAGCGTGATTTTCGGCTATTCCAACAAAGCCCATGATGGTTTCCTCGGGCATTCTGTAATCGCCGAATGGTGTAACCTGGGTGCAGATACCAATACCTCCAATCTGAAAAATACTTATGACCAGGTGAAATTATGGAATTACCCTGACGAGTCATTTATTGAAACCGGTCAGCAGTTTTGCGGACTGATTATGGGCGATCATTCAAAATGCGGAATCAACACTATGTTCAATACCGGAACTGTGGTGGGGGTCAGCTCAAACATTTTCGGATCCGGTTTTCAAAGAAACTTTATCTCGTCCTTTAAGTGGGGAGGGGTGGCCGGATTTTCAGTTTTCCTGCCAAAAAAGGCCATTGAAGTGGCAAAAGGAATGTATGGCAGGCGTGAACTTGAGTTTACCGATATAGATGCAAAACTTATCGAGGATGTTTACAATCTGACACATAACTACCGGAGAATGTAA
- the serC gene encoding 3-phosphoserine/phosphohydroxythreonine transaminase — protein MKKHNFNAGPSILPQVAIENTAKAVLDLNGIGMSILEISHRSKDFQAVIDEATALFKELLNIPEGYQVLFLGGGASLQFCMVPFNLMSKKAAYLETGVWAKKAIKEAKLFGEVNVVASSADKNFTYIPKGYTVPADADYFHITTNNTIYGTEIRTDLDCNVPLIADMSSDILSRPVNVSKYAMIYGGAQKNLGPAGVTFVIVREDILGKVERAIPTMLDYRTHIKEGSMFNTPPCLPIFTVKETLKWIKSIGGVAAIEKMNIEKANILYNAIDNSKMFVGTAEKDSRSLMNICFVMKEQYKDREDAFMEFAKSRGMVGIKGHRSVGGFRASTYNALPKESVEALVACMHDFEKENA, from the coding sequence ATGAAAAAACACAATTTTAACGCCGGTCCTTCCATACTGCCCCAGGTAGCTATCGAAAACACGGCCAAGGCTGTGCTGGACCTGAATGGCATTGGTATGTCAATCCTTGAAATCTCTCACCGGAGCAAGGATTTTCAGGCAGTGATTGACGAAGCAACAGCCCTTTTTAAAGAGTTGCTCAACATCCCTGAAGGTTATCAGGTTCTCTTCCTTGGCGGAGGGGCCAGCCTGCAGTTCTGTATGGTTCCCTTCAACCTGATGTCGAAAAAGGCAGCCTACCTCGAAACCGGAGTCTGGGCTAAGAAAGCAATCAAGGAAGCAAAGCTTTTTGGCGAAGTGAATGTTGTTGCTTCATCAGCTGACAAGAACTTTACCTACATTCCGAAAGGCTACACCGTTCCTGCCGATGCCGACTATTTCCACATTACCACCAACAACACTATATACGGAACTGAAATCCGCACTGATTTAGACTGCAACGTTCCCCTGATTGCCGATATGTCATCGGACATTCTCAGCCGTCCGGTTAATGTTTCGAAGTATGCCATGATCTATGGAGGTGCCCAGAAAAACCTTGGACCTGCAGGTGTTACTTTTGTGATTGTACGCGAAGATATCCTCGGCAAAGTTGAAAGAGCCATTCCGACCATGCTGGACTACCGTACCCATATCAAGGAAGGTTCCATGTTCAACACCCCTCCGTGTCTGCCCATCTTTACAGTGAAAGAAACGCTGAAATGGATCAAATCCATTGGCGGAGTGGCTGCCATCGAAAAAATGAACATAGAGAAAGCAAACATCCTTTACAATGCCATAGACAACAGCAAAATGTTCGTAGGAACCGCAGAGAAAGACTCAAGGTCACTGATGAACATCTGCTTCGTGATGAAAGAACAGTACAAGGACAGAGAAGATGCCTTTATGGAATTTGCCAAAAGCCGCGGTATGGTTGGCATTAAAGGCCACCGTTCAGTTGGCGGATTCAGGGCTTCAACCTACAACGCCCTGCCGAAGGAAAGCGTAGAAGCATTGGTAGCCTGTATGCATGACTTCGAAAAAGAAAATGCCTGA
- a CDS encoding DUF3127 domain-containing protein: MAFEITGKLIEKFETQNVSDKFKKREFVIEYRDNPSSSFSEMLKFQLTQDRCSLIDAYNIGQDIRLWFNLRGRKWEKDGNVNYFTNLEAWKIEGAGAAPEQQAASSLPDTGIASTAADELTNDLPF, encoded by the coding sequence ATGGCTTTTGAAATTACAGGAAAACTGATTGAAAAATTTGAAACACAGAACGTTTCTGATAAATTTAAAAAAAGGGAATTTGTAATCGAGTACAGGGATAATCCTAGCTCTTCATTCTCAGAAATGCTGAAATTCCAGCTGACGCAGGATCGCTGCAGCCTGATTGACGCCTACAATATCGGACAGGATATCCGGTTGTGGTTCAACTTAAGGGGGCGAAAATGGGAAAAAGACGGCAATGTCAACTACTTCACCAATTTGGAAGCCTGGAAGATAGAAGGTGCAGGCGCCGCCCCTGAACAACAGGCTGCCTCCTCATTGCCGGATACAGGCATAGCCTCAACTGCCGCTGACGAACTTACGAATGATCTGCCCTTCTGA
- a CDS encoding tetratricopeptide repeat-containing sensor histidine kinase — protein sequence MMGLLLLAGLLTSFSLTGFAMAGQESDSLRIVLEKAEGPVQQAAIIKQLSRLALSEGDYPVAIEYLNRELELRVVTGDSVSWANAHYNLGMIFSMIRSFDKAIHHSLIALEYFDRSRLYNEVANTCINLGFVYNETRNPDLAYSYYERALHIFNELSSKQGLEASYLNLGILSDKSIDQGKERQKFDEAQGGVRKANNASLIVIYTSLGKLNLNKNDLIQAENYLKQALDLAIQMGDQQYEAVIKVSLASVYFTSGRRPDAYRLAESGLELAKSLKIRNVILEAYAELAKISMGLNQPVLAYSFLDQYSKLKDSIYDEQQSYLLSQAQARFEVGRKELDSERLLRENLEQALKLERNKKSKVALIGVVIFIVILLAFFFKRYYFKTKAVDNLEDKNRLIETQKAELEQLIQTKDRFLSIIAHDLKNPFTSLLGFADLAYNEFDDITDAEKRSYLGIIRQSSQHIYSLLDNLLTWSRAQSGRIDFKPEPVDLSEIVETSIDVVRSMADNKQISLYTDFTKDVIVKADKNMLFTVLRNLLSNAIKFTQNGGSVTVSCNCSGGKAVVSVTDTGIGMNEDELSRLFRIDGNLKTSGTNNETGTGLGLILCQEFMNIHKSKIQARSTPGKGSTFSFTLEIIPK from the coding sequence ATGATGGGGTTACTCCTGCTGGCAGGATTGCTGACCTCATTTTCTCTGACCGGATTCGCAATGGCGGGGCAGGAATCTGACAGCCTGCGTATTGTGCTTGAAAAGGCGGAAGGTCCTGTTCAGCAGGCGGCAATCATAAAGCAACTTTCAAGGCTCGCCTTATCGGAAGGGGATTACCCGGTGGCCATTGAATACCTGAACCGGGAGCTGGAATTAAGGGTAGTTACGGGTGATTCGGTTTCGTGGGCGAATGCGCATTATAACCTCGGTATGATATTCAGTATGATCCGGAGCTTCGACAAGGCAATCCATCATAGTCTTATCGCACTGGAATACTTTGACAGGAGCCGGCTTTACAACGAAGTGGCCAATACCTGCATAAACCTGGGGTTTGTTTATAATGAAACCAGAAATCCTGATCTGGCATATTCTTATTACGAAAGGGCCTTGCACATATTTAATGAACTTTCCAGTAAGCAGGGGCTTGAAGCTTCTTATCTGAATCTTGGAATTCTCAGCGATAAAAGCATTGATCAGGGAAAGGAAAGGCAAAAGTTTGACGAAGCCCAGGGTGGCGTGAGAAAAGCCAACAATGCATCTCTGATTGTAATTTACACCAGCCTTGGCAAATTAAACCTGAATAAGAATGATTTGATTCAGGCGGAGAATTATCTCAAGCAGGCCCTCGACCTGGCAATTCAGATGGGCGATCAGCAATATGAAGCGGTTATTAAGGTGTCTCTGGCGTCGGTTTATTTTACTTCGGGAAGAAGGCCGGACGCATACAGACTTGCCGAATCAGGGTTGGAACTGGCAAAGAGCCTTAAAATCAGGAATGTAATACTTGAGGCCTATGCCGAACTGGCAAAGATATCCATGGGATTGAATCAGCCGGTGCTTGCCTATAGTTTTCTCGATCAGTACTCAAAACTTAAAGACAGTATTTATGATGAACAGCAATCCTATTTGCTGAGCCAGGCGCAGGCTAGATTTGAGGTAGGGCGCAAGGAGCTTGACAGTGAAAGACTGCTTCGCGAAAACTTAGAGCAGGCATTGAAACTGGAGCGGAACAAAAAGTCGAAGGTTGCCCTGATAGGTGTTGTAATATTTATTGTGATATTGCTGGCTTTCTTTTTTAAACGGTATTATTTTAAAACAAAAGCCGTTGATAATCTGGAAGATAAAAACAGGCTGATTGAAACCCAGAAAGCGGAACTTGAACAATTGATTCAAACGAAAGACAGATTTTTATCTATTATTGCCCACGACCTCAAAAACCCTTTTACTTCGCTGCTTGGGTTTGCGGATCTTGCTTACAATGAGTTTGATGATATTACTGATGCCGAAAAACGTTCCTATCTGGGTATTATCAGGCAGTCAAGCCAGCATATTTATTCATTGCTCGATAACCTGCTGACCTGGTCGAGGGCGCAATCCGGACGCATTGACTTTAAACCTGAGCCAGTTGATCTTTCCGAGATTGTGGAAACCTCTATTGATGTTGTCCGCAGCATGGCTGATAACAAGCAGATTTCGCTCTACACTGATTTTACTAAAGATGTGATTGTTAAGGCTGATAAAAACATGCTTTTTACGGTGCTGAGAAATTTGCTGAGCAATGCCATTAAATTTACGCAGAACGGAGGATCTGTTACCGTGAGCTGTAATTGCAGCGGGGGGAAAGCCGTCGTGAGCGTAACAGATACGGGAATCGGAATGAATGAAGATGAGCTGTCACGGTTATTCAGGATAGATGGGAATCTGAAAACCTCAGGCACCAATAACGAAACCGGTACCGGCCTTGGGCTGATTCTCTGCCAGGAGTTTATGAATATTCATAAATCAAAGATTCAGGCCCGGAGCACGCCCGGGAAAGGCAGTACCTTCAGTTTTACCCTCGAGATAATTCCAAAATAA